One Engystomops pustulosus chromosome 7, aEngPut4.maternal, whole genome shotgun sequence DNA window includes the following coding sequences:
- the LOC140069173 gene encoding protein kinase C delta type-like gives MQFSLAPNPAEILPQSYLPSCQRSSSHRREVLNSFVLYQPSSHSTISIDPSSLDITQPQELESLASSAAESAPAQEDTMALGRLVTPMPLSLSCFTFHRELAKGSFGQVYLATDIRRKEKVAVKVMDKLLYKSRGYSFVERQILRNSYGSPYLIHGLAAFLTNGYVYYVMELANRGDLDTFIQNTLHSPDREAEKFIAVEMVCGAQYLHKQGILHRDLTPQNILLTSKGHIKITDFGHAMTSLYPQSISFCQGTPGYAAPEIVRGLSHGRGADFFSIGAILYRLTTLEMAFPGENACECEQAVLNHTPFFPKFLTFNQVSVLEGLLCKDQYQRLGVKQSLRRHPYFSFIDWEDADAGRIEPPAIMKTDAADPNTEETLHFKEPFCNCRFVDQMKFLDFSFVCVEWSEHYHPVRNISCTSRLMERLSTVIRDYCITCGEDCLVHLPSPQMVRSKVAPCFSHP, from the coding sequence ATGCAATTCTCTTTGGCCCCAAACCCAGCAGAGATTCTTCCTCAGTCATATCTACCATCATGTCAGCGGAGCAGCAGCCATCGACGAGAGGTGCTAAACAGTTTTGTTCTGTATCAGCCCAGCAGCCACAGCACCATCTCCATTGATCCGAGCTCTCTGGACATAACCCAACCACAAGAGCTTGAGAGTCTGGCGTCATCAGCTGCTGAAAGTGCACCGGCGCAGGAAGACACCATGGCTTTAGGACGATtagtaacaccaatgccactatcgCTCTCATGCTTCACCTTCCATCGGGAGCTTGCTAAAGGAAGCTTCGGGCAAGTCTACCTGGCAACAGACATCCGCCGAAAAGAGAAAGTCGCCGTCAAAGTCATGGACAAACTGCTGTACAAGTCACGTGGCTACAGTTTTGTAGAGCGCCAAATCCTCCGGAACTCCTATGGAAGCCCATACCTAATCCATGGACTGGCCGCTTTCCTCACTAACGGCTATGTGTACTATGTTATGGAGCTGGCCAATAGAGGGGACTTGGATACTTTCATCCAAAATACCTTGCATAGCCCTGACAGGGAGGCTGAAAAATTCATAGCGGTAGAAATGGTGTGTGGCGCTCAGTACCTACACAAACAAGGTATCCTCCATCGTGATCTGACACCACAAAACATCTTACTGACCTCTAAAGGCCACATCAAAATCACAGACTTTGGCCACGCTATGACCAGCTTATATCCCCAATCCATAAGCTTTTGCCAAGGTACCCCTGGATATGCAGCCCCCGAAATAGTCCGTGGCTTGTCCCATGGGAGAGGAGCTGACTTCTTTTCCATCGGCGCTATTCTCTACAGACTGACGACTTTGGAAATGGCTTTTCCCGGAGAAAATGCTTGTGAATGTGAGCAAGCTGTCCTAAACCACACTCCGTTCTTCCCAAAGTTTCTGACGTTCAACCAAGTCAGCGTCTTAGAAGGCCTGCTGTGTAAAGACCAATACCAGCGCCTGGGAGTCAAGCAAAGCCTACGGAGACATCCATACTTCTCCTTTATAGACTGGGAAGATGCAGATGCCGGGAGAATAGAACCACCAGCTATCATGAAGACAGATGCTGCTGACCCAAACACTGAAGAGACCCTGCACTTCAAAGAACCATTCTGCAATTGTAGATTTGTAGATCAGATGAAGTTCCTAGATTTCAGCTTCGTATGTGTTGAGTGGTCAGAGCATTATCATCCTGTCAGGAACATATCCTGCACCAGCAGATTGATGGAAAGACTAAGCACTGTAATACGTGACTACTGCATCACCTGTGGAGAAGATTGCCTTGTGCAtcttccatcaccgcaaatggtCCGCTCGAAGGTAGCCCCGTGCTTCTCGCAtccatag
- the LOC140068894 gene encoding protein kinase C delta type-like — MQFSLAPNPAEILPPSYLPSCQRSSSHRREVLNSFALYQPSSHSTISIDPSSLNITQPQELESPASSVAESAPAQEDTMALGRLVTPMPLSLSCFTFHRELAKGSFGQVYLATDIRRKEKVAVKVMDKLLYKSRGYSFVERQILRISYGSPYLIHGLAAFHTNGYVYYVMELANRGDLDTFIQNTLHSPDREAEKFIAVEMVCGAQYLHKQGILHRDLTPQNILLTSKGHIKIADFGHAMTSLYLQSISFCQGTPGYAAPEMVRGLSHGRGADFFSIGAILYRLMTLEMAFPGENPCECEQAVLNHTPLFPKFLTFNQVSVLEGLLCKDQYQRLGVKQSLRRHPYFSFIDWEDADAGRIEPPAIMKTDAADPNTKETLHFNEPFCNCRFVDQKKFLDFSFVCAEWSEHYHPVRNMSCTSRLMERLSTVIRDYCITCGEDCLVHLPSPQMVRSKVAPCFSHPKTLEEVPIVSFINANGLLEDSPTLPAAIDC, encoded by the coding sequence ATGCAATTCTCTTTGGCCCCAAACCCAGCAGAGATTCTTCCTCCGTCATATCTACCATCATGTCAGCGGAGCAGCAGCCATCGACGAGAGGTGCTAAACAGTTTTGCTCTGTATCAGCCCAGCAGCCACAGCACCATCTCCATTGATCCGAGCTCTCTGAACATTACCCAACCACAAGAGCTTGAAAGTCCAGCTTCATCAGTTGCTGAAAGTGCACCGGCGCAGGAAGACACCATGGCTTTAGGACGATtagtaacaccaatgccactatcgCTCTCATGCTTCACCTTCCATCGGGAGCTTGCTAAAGGAAGCTTCGGGCAAGTCTACCTGGCAACAGACATCCGCCGAAAAGAGAAAGTCGCCGTCAAAGTCATGGACAAACTGCTGTATAAGTCACGTGGCTACAGTTTTGTAGAGCGCCAAATCCTCCGGATCTCCTATGGAAGCCCATACCTAATCCATGGACTGGCCGCTTTCCACACTAACGGCTATGTGTACTATGTTATGGAGCTGGCCAATAGAGGGGACTTGGATACTTTCATCCAAAATACCTTGCATAGCCCTGACAGGGAGGCTGAAAAATTCATAGCGGTAGAAATGGTGTGTGGCGCTCAGTACCTACACAAACAAGGTATCCTCCATCGTGATCTGACGCCACAAAACATCTTACTGACCTCTAAAGGCCACATCAAAATCGCAGACTTTGGCCACGCTATGACCAGCTTATATCTCCAATCCATAAGCTTTTGCCAAGGTACCCCTGGATATGCAGCCCCCGAAATGGTCCGTGGCTTGTCCCATGGGAGAGGAGCTGACTTCTTTTCCATCGGCGCTATTCTCTACAGACTGATGACTTTGGAAATGGCTTTTCCCGGAGAAAATCCTTGTGAATGTGAGCAAGCTGTCCTAAACCACACTCCGCTCTTCCCAAAGTTTCTGACGTTCAACCAAGTCAGCGTCTTAGAAGGCCTGCTGTGTAAAGACCAATACCAGCGCCTTGGAGTTAAGCAAAGCCTACGGAGACATCCATACTTCTCCTTTATAGACTGGGAAGATGCAGATGCCGGGAGAATAGAACCACCAGCTATCATGAAGACAGATGCTGCTGACCCTAACACTAAAGAGACCCTGCACTTCAACGAACCATTCTGCAATTGTAGATTTGTAGATCAGAAGAAGTTTCTAGATTTCAGCTTTGTGTGTGCGGAGTGGTCAGAGCATTATCATCCTGTCAGGAACATGTCCTGCACCAGCAGATTGATGGAAAGACTAAGCACCGTAATACGTGACTACTGCATCACCTGTGGAGAAGATTGCCTTGTGCAtcttccatcaccgcaaatggtCCGCTCGAAGGTAGCCCCGTGCTTCTCACATCCAAAGACACTTGAGGAGGTTCCCATTGTGTCTTTCATCAATGCTAATGGCCTGCTCGAAGATAGCCCCACGCTCCCCGCAGCCATAGACTGttga